The genomic DNA CCACTGCTTTGGTTCCTCTTGACTTTTGACTTGATTTTGAATTACTTAATTGGTTAGGGTTTcggcagttgaaacaataactcAGCGTTCTGCCCGCCCCTGTTTggggtaaaaagctgagggatggggctggacaaagctatggatgcaaggtgtatattgtttgtttacatttaatgTTTACAAACGGAGGAGTAAAACAAGtacatattttgggttctgaactaacttataagttatattcttcaaggatCAGTGggtaacacaggaggttggtggcaccttaattggggaggacgggctcgagGTCATTTgtgccgttccagccattattatgagccgtcctccccacagcagcctccactgatgggtAAATATCACGAATTGAAAAGTCCAAAAACGGATACGTCAATCGCAGATAGCCCCTTTAAggaataaataaatgttaaatatacTTCAAAGCAATACCTTGATTATTTACGTACAAACTGTACAATAGTATATCGAAATTGAACAATTTAAGAGAAAAAAAGTATCCCATGGAAAATGTAAAAATACACTGTTACTGTAAGTTTttcctctcctttctgtctctcagaCGGCTCCAGATGGATGGAAGAACTCGGTCCGCCACAACCTGTCTCTGAATAAGTGCTTTGAGAAGGCGGAGAATAAGATTGGCAACTCTTCCCGTAAGGGCTGCCTGTGGGCCCTCAACCCAGCCAAGATAGAAAAGATGCAGGAAGAGCTACACAAGTGGCGCCGCAAAGACCCCCTCACTGTCCGCAAGAGCATGGCCAGGCCAGGTAGGTGGTCTATACATCACAGACCAGGACTCCCCTTAGACCTGGGCTATGTTTTATTTGCGCTTCCTCAAAGTTCGGATGCCAGTATTTTAGGTGGAGGGTAAGCTTGGCAATTCTCAGGTCCGTCATGGCATAAATTACACACTAAATAAGATGCTGTTACATACAGGGTATGTTACCTTTGAGACTGAGCAACTCCAGCGTTTTGGTGATTCTATCTACTCAGGCTTTGTGGTAGCTGTTACAGGAGATAAGTGCAAGGTCATCTCAATTTacccacagtctctctctctctctctctctttctctgttttcttcAGAGGACCTGGATCGCCTGTTGGGGGAAAGACCAGAGAAGCTGAAATCTTTACCTTCTTACCACAACCAGATCCCTACCCCTTCCTCCTTCACATCCCATCCTCCAGAGCCCTGTCACCCTCTTCGACGTCCCCTCTACCCCCacgtcccccctccctccctgacagTCCAACAGCACCCCCGATAcctgccccccacccccccccaccccttctccTTCTACTCCCCCTGCAGACAGCAGCCTCCATCGGGAATCCCCCCCAATGTGGGTACCCTGGGTTCCCCTCTGGCGGGGCAGACACCCTCCACCTGTAGCGCCACCATACAGGCAGAGTATGACGTTGGGCCCAGGAGCATACAGGAGCTACAGCTAGATGAAGATGCTAGTAACGATATCGACACGCTCAACCCCAGCTTGACTGACCTGCAGCTCCACGGTAAggacgaaagagagagagagataaagagtgagagagatagagagagagaaccataTTCAGGAATTATTTTTATACAATCTACAACAAGATTTACAACCCTgttcactcctctctcctctcaggttACTTGTGGGAGGAGCTGAGAGAGGACAGCCTGGCTCCTGATTCGCTGGTGGTAATCagtccctccctgtccccctcctcttcccagCCAACACACCTCCTCCTGGGGTCCAGTCTGAGAAGCACCGGTCCTGTCAACCAGACATCAGAGTGGATCTCCGACGGGCTGGGGAaggaagatgaggaagatgaggaggagatgggaggaggatgtggaggtCCATCAGACCTCCATATTAATGGACAGTATCACACAACATACCCAGGTGTGGAGAGCTTGGCTGGTTACCTCACTTCTATGGGGAACACCCCCATACCTTTGCTTTGAAGCCCAGGAATAGGGCTCCCTTCGTGGAATAGCTCACAAAGACCTTCCCCATAACCGTGTTAACAATATGTTTTTATTCATAACAATGACTTTGGCTGGGTCAAAGTCAAGATTTGACATTCATGAGAATGAATGTATCCAAAAGCTCATGACACACCTGACTGTTCAGTGATTAGGAGTAGAGTGCAGTATGACCTAACTCCACACAAGATGGCAGCAGAGAGCTGTAGTTACTGGGAACTTTAAAGTTGTAGACAAATACAGCACTGATGACATTTTTTCCTTATTCTACACTACAGAGAATCATATAtgttctacacaatacatttctatgtTGAACATTCTGTGAAGTCGCATTCTCCTGAATAAGCCCCCTGGTGTGATATGTTCCCACTATTGCAATTAGCATTTTATACAGCTTATGGTGACAAGAGATGATTCAAGCCAGTTGTTTTTTAGCTAAAAGCTAATGAATTCAATTACAAAATTTGTCTTAGCATAATTTCTGATATGAAACAGGGAGCTGTTTACTCACTGTTTACTCAATTCATTTTGCTTTCTATAAATAGTTTTCAAAGCTTTATAGCTAAATTACCATTGAGGATGGAAGTCAATATCAAGGCAGAGCCAGACGACTGTTCTCAGGCCTTCATCTGGTTCCCGCAGGCACTATCTCATAATAAAGATGACATCACCTCACcagacacattttttttgtaaagCATGTGTGAAAAGCCCCTTTTTCTTGTATGACTTAACTGACTATATAGTAAACTGTTTTTGATTTATAGCGCTTGAATTCATTCATGAATTTATATTCTAGTCTAGACAATTGTTCTGTGTCTATCTATGCAATTCCTTTTTTCTAATTTCTGTCACAGATCTATCCAGTCATtgtaaaacaacatttgttatacagtgcattctgaaagtattcagacccctcaatgttttctacattttgttacgttacagccttattctaaaatggattaaataaaaaatcttcctcatcaatctacacacaataccccataatgataaagcgaaaacagtttatattttatttattaaaataaaaaacagaaatacctcacgtctggaggaaacctggcaccctccctacagtgaagcatggtggtggcagcatcatgctgtggcggcggttttcagcggcagggactgggagactagtcaggatcgagggaaatatgtatggagcaaagtacagagagatccttgatgaaaacctgctccagagcgctcaggacctcagactggggcgaaggttcgccttctaacaggacaacaatcctaagcacacagccaagacaactcaggagtggcttcaggacaagtctctgaatgtccttgagtggcccagccagagctcggacttgaatgcgatggaacatctctggagagacctgaaaatagctgtgtagtgatgctccccatccaacctgacagagcttgagaggatctgcagagaagaatgggagaaactctccaaatgcaggtgtgccaagcttgaagcatcatacccaagaagactcgacgctgtgatcgctgccaaaggtgcttcaacaaagtactgagtaaagggtctgaatacttatgtgatatttcagtttttatttcttaaatatttgcaaacatttctaaaacctgtttttgcttcgtcattatgggttatagtgtgtagattgatgaggggaaaaaaacaatttaatccattttagaataaggctgtaacgtaacaaaatgtgtaaaaagtcaaggtgtcttgaataatttccgaatgcactgtgatTGGCTGTTCCCACATATCATCATCTTCCTATCAAGTGAATAAAGACCACAAGACGCATCTCAAGACTTCCCAAAAAATCacatatatttatttctcaaagtGGCATTTCTACCGTCTAAACTTTACACAATATTTTGTTTTCATTtacaaaaaacacatttattttaaataaatctgCAGATCACTTGAGACTAAATATGTGCTGGATATCAAAATTAATATCTGCTTTTGAGTTCCTATATGACTATCCTTCACCTACTTTTAACTCCTCAAAGtggctatttaaaaaaatactttagaACATAAAACTATGAGTATATGGAAATTAACACGACTAGgattgcaaaattccagtaactttcctaAAATTCCCAAGTTTTCCGGAAATCCGGGTTGGAAGATTCCGGGAATCAGGTTGGAATAAGAAATGCAGGAATCCTCCAAACGGGacttctggaaaaccagggaattttgggaaagCTAGAATTTTACAACCCTAAATACGACACATTCACTTTAAAAGAGTACCTGTCCCATTCTACGACTTACTGTACCCTAATGGCATTCGACTGGTTTCTAGTGGAATGGTGATCGACAAAGAACTTCATCAAACAGTAGTACTATTCCTATCAGGGACATCGAGTCCTTCAGAGCTAATGGCTATTTATTAGAAATTCAATAAACTTTTTTGACTTTCTTTAAGAGTAAAAAAAAAGATGCTGAACCCTAGTAGAAATATATAGGTTCTGCTTGCTCGACTAGAATACATGTTTTGAGGATGTCAGAgaattgtgtgtctgtgtcactTGGTCCTGCGACAGACAActggtgagtctgtctgtctgtctcttttgtTTAAATAGCTTCATGTCAATGAGATGAAGTGCAGATAAGCagaccctctctatctctctctcaattttttctgtctctccttttactctctttcctgctctctttttctctttagCAGATTGACTGAGCCCTTCAGAAAACACTGACTAGACATTCACTCTCATTCATTGTTACTGGCCCTTACATACTGTACTTGTTGTGCATTTATTTTGTCTAGATCAGGCCACATCAGATGTGTCCCATAACgaaggtctgtgtgtgtttatgtatgctaGACTGTGAACACATCTACAACACTCTCTATCAGACACAGAAACATAAGTTGAGAGGTCAATGCAAGAGACTTGGAGTAGGGGATTGCAATTGAGGCGATAACAAGCAATGGGGGAATTCTGATTGGAGAAATAAAGCTGCTGAGAGTGCGAGAGGCTGTCCACCAGTCCTGTTGCTTGTGACCTGTCAGTCCATCCATACATCTCTCCATTTGTCATCTGTCAGcacgtccgtctgtctgtccgtggtcCCATGGGGGGGTTGAGTTGAGTTGGAGTTGGGGTGGGTCTAGGTGTCTAGGGGGGTCCTGGGGTACTATGGACTCCCACTGTAGGAGTAGTCTGCCTTGTTGTGCATCACCAGCTTGTTGTCCACAAAGTAGAAGCTGTCGGACTGCGTTTTGTATGGGTGCAGGATCATCTCACGCACtgaggaagaagggagaggaaggacacatcagtgtgtgtgttagcgtgagtgtgtgtgtttgagtgaatgtgtgtgtttgagtgaacgtgtgtgtgtgtgtgcgtgcgtgcgtatatttttattttatttatttcacctttatttaaccaggtaggcaagttgagaacaagttctcatttacaattgcgacctgatatgtgtgtgtgtgtgtcggactGTCTGGTATGGGTACAGGAAGTGCATGTATGctatgtctgtgtctctgtttctatgtgtgtCTATACTCACTGATGTCCTCAGACAGAGGGGGGAACTCGTAGATGTGTTCACAGGTGTTCTTGCTGCTGGGCATACAGAAACCAAACTCAAAATCAAAGCTCTTGAGGAGCTGCTCTCTGAAGTAGTGCCTCTCAATCATCCTGAAGTTGTTGATGGGCATGTCTCCCACTGTGAACTCCACACTGTgtcagagaggacaggaggacagagagatCCGATAAACTCTTGgaaacacacttacacacatcATTAGTTTGTTATAGTTTGCTGCAGAACGGAAGTATAATTCCATGTTTCCTCATCTGCCCCCAttctgtagccctttcctgcagtccaATGAAACACTGGCcacatgggtggaatgttattcatatttttcagaaTTTTCTAATTAATAAAGATTATTTTAAACAACAGtcatctggtgtttctatgtcaaacaattttgttatatttcagtcttctgtgatctATATAAAATGTagtattgggatgcaaactccaaacatttcaactctatatctgaaatagtacaggtgtcttcttttctttaagcccataaccatgtgtgtgaggtgtatactttggtttcaaagtagatttgtttaagactatcaAGAAAGAGTGattttagcccactgcagtaattaATAACAACTGGCCCAAATGTCCTTttcctcatctctttctctctctctctttctccctctctgccttcttttctctctctctccctcactctttctctctgccccctACTGTACGGCCTTCCTGGCTCTTTGGTATCTGTCactcacaaacacgcacgcaaGCACGTAGGCACACTCTCACCTCCTCTCACTCTCCGAGAATAGCCCTCCCCATCTGTCTCTTCTTCGTAGAGCAGCAGGGCACTGAGTGTCCACCGCACCACCATtcttacacacccacacaccctggCGGCCATCTTAGCTGTGACTTACGTGGCTCCGACCTGGCGCAGCTGCAGGAAGGCGGGGGTGAACTGGTAACGGACGAAGCGACCTCCGTTGGGGTCCAAGTCCTTCTTTTCGCCCGCTGCCACAGTGTCACAAAAGAGATCGTATTAACAAGCCTGCTGTTTTGAAGCACGGTCTCTCTGCTGTGTACCTCTCTGAATAGACACTGTTTCAGAGCCTTAAATGATCAACTCACACAGCGAAATAACACCTTCTCAATGGCGACCTAGCTAATAGGAGAAATTCATTCATGAATCATGCATATTACTGCCTGGGCCTAGTTAACCcagaggtacagttgaagtcggaagtttactatacaccttagccaaatacatttaaactcagtttttcacaattcctgacatttaatcctagtaaaaattccctgtcttaggtcagttaggatcaccactttgttttaagaatgtgaaatgccagaataaatagtagagagaataatttatttcagcttttatttctttcatcacattcccagtgtgtcagaagtttacatacactcaattagtatttggtagcattgcctttaaattgtttaacttgggtcaaacattttgtgtagccttccacaagattcccacaataagttgggtgacttttggcccattcctcctgacagagagggtgtaactgagtcaggtttgtaggcctccttgttcgcacacgccttttcagttctgcccacaaattttccataggattgaggtcagggctttgtgatggccattccaataacttgactttgttgtccttaagccattttgccacacctttgaaagtatgcttagggtcattgtccatttggaagacccatttgcgaccaagctttaacttcctgactgatgtcttaagatgttgcttcaatatatccacataattttccatcctcatggttccatctattttgtgaagtgcaccagtccctcttgcagcaaagcacccccacaacatgatgctgccaccccgtgcttcacggttgggatggggttcttcggcttgcaagcgtccccctttttcctccaaacataatgatggtcattgtggccaaacagttctatttttgtttcatcagacc from Salmo trutta chromosome 26, fSalTru1.1, whole genome shotgun sequence includes the following:
- the LOC115162826 gene encoding forkhead box protein N1, whose protein sequence is MSKDSPSSTFTPSANRFLTTTPAPQTSSLRTSEPPGSSFQQMAHSQCEESSSVSFTTAQPARESATYRQRNAAAESCRRHSVDGAMVGQSQRSNLGSGSADRFHPYRHQFSDDGVGMGCLVPGAPGSRTFVCLRQVEAPDSFAATHTSTSEEQKSWDPYNGSFQASRLMQGSQRSYTEPPDAPEEPSCFLSQGHASYSPLTPLPQFSPGVYSTSGQSKSSQFSLQCLSTPTHQDSSMQSLFPKPIYSYSILIFMALRNSKTGSLPVSEIYRFMTEHFPYFKTAPDGWKNSVRHNLSLNKCFEKAENKIGNSSRKGCLWALNPAKIEKMQEELHKWRRKDPLTVRKSMARPEDLDRLLGERPEKLKSLPSYHNQIPTPSSFTSHPPEPCHPLRRPLYPHVPPPSLTVQQHPRYLPPTPPHPFSFYSPCRQQPPSGIPPNVGTLGSPLAGQTPSTCSATIQAEYDVGPRSIQELQLDEDASNDIDTLNPSLTDLQLHGYLWEELREDSLAPDSLVVISPSLSPSSSQPTHLLLGSSLRSTGPVNQTSEWISDGLGKEDEEDEEEMGGGCGGPSDLHINGQYHTTYPGVESLAGYLTSMGNTPIPLL